The sequence ATTACCAGTTAACCTGATTGCCAATATTCCCCTTGTGGACGGTGAGTCGAAATTTTTTATTGGTGCCGGAGCTTATGCGGCAGCAGGCATTGCCGGAAAATATAAATCCACCTTTAAAACACCTGCTGGCACCATTGAATCAGACGGTAAAATTGAATTCACCAATGATGATCCAACTACCTCAGAAGAAGAGGGGGCCGGATTGGGCCTCATGAAAAGGTTTGATTATGGCATCAATGGCACTGCTGGCTTTGCTTTCAAAAACATGCTTGTTTCTGTAAACTATGGTCATGGCCTGGCCAAGTTGAATTCAGGAACCAGCAATACATCGAACGACAACAATAAGAACAGGGTCTGGAGTATCTCCTTTGGTGTTAGTTTATAAGCGCTAAACCAGTCCTTTTACCACATTCCAGATCACTTTAGGTTTTCCCAATGTATAATAATGCAGTACAGGCACGTGGGCTGATTTCAGCTCACGGCTTTGCTGTAATAACCATTCGGTACCCACCAATTCCACATCTGCATCAGTTTTGCATTTGGTGATTTCAACCGACAATTCAGTAGGAAGGTCAACATGGAATATCCTTGGGAGGATGCTCATTTGCTTTTTATTCGTGATGGGTTTTAATCCGGGTATGATAGGAACCGTTATGCCCGCAGCACGGCAAATGTTTACAAACTCAAAATACTTCTGGTTATTGAAGAACATTTGGGTAACAATATATTCGGCCCCCGCATCAACTTTTGCTTTCAGGTAGGCCACATCTGTTGCTATATTGGGTGCTTCAAAATGTTTTTCCGGATACCCGGCTACGCCAATACAAAACTGGGCATTACCCGGATTTTTCACTTCTTCTTCGAGATAAAGCCCGTTATTCAGGTCCATTACCTGCTTCAGCAGGTCTATTGCATACCGGTTACCCCCGGGTTCGGGCTCAAAGAAGGTTTCATTTTTGGCAGCATCCCCCCGCAAAACGAGTACATTATCAATACCCAGGAAGGCCAGGTCGATCAGGGCGTTTTCGGTTTCTTCACGGGTAAACCCGCCACAGATCAGGTGGGGAACCGGGTCTACTTTGTAATGCTGCATGATGGCCGCACAAATTCCCACCGTGCCAGGCCGTTTACGAACTTCAATTTTTGCAAAACTTCCATCCGCCTGCTTTTTGAACATAGTTTCGCTGCGATGGTAGGTCACGTTAATAAATGATGGCTTGAATTCCATCAATGGATCAAGGTGATTATAAATAGCGTTAATGCCTTTCCCTTTCAAGGGGGGCAGAATTTCAAAAGAGATCAGGGTATCCTTCGCCTCATTAATGTGATCAATTACCTTCATTTTTCGATTGCTGGTGAATAAACTATCTACAAACTTAGGACGCTGTTATGAATTAACAAGGTATTTTTGTTAAAAGCCCACCACATTGAACTTAGTGATTCAAACCAATGAGCTCGTCAAGAGTTACCGTAACCGTACCGTTGTCAACCATGTGTCTGTAAACGTTCAGCAAGGGGAGATTGTTGGGTTATTGGGTCCAAATGGCGCCGGAAAGACCACTACATTTTATATGGTGGTAGGTTTAATCAAGCCCGATGAAGGCAATGTATTCCTGAATGACCAGGATATTACAGAGCTGCCCATGTATAAAAGGGCCCAGCTGGGCATAGGTTACCTTCCACAGGAAGCTTCAGTGTTCCGAAGCCTTACGGTAGAAGATAATATCCGGTCGGTTCTGGAAATGACCACGCTTACCAGGCAACAGCAAAAACAGAAACTTGAAGAATTGCTGGATGAATTCCGCTTACACCATGTGCGGAAAAACAATGGTGACAGCCTCAGCGGCGGTGAGAGAAGACGGACAGAAATAGCCAGGGCACTGGCAGTTGACCCCAAATTTATCCTGCTGGACGAGCCATTTGCGGGCGTTGATCCTATTGCCGTTGAAGATATCCAAACCGTGGTAGCCCGCCTGAAATATAAAAACATCGGTATCCTTATTACCGACCATAACGTGAATGAGACCCTTTCCATCTGCGATCGCGCCTATCTGTTAATTGAAGGAAAGATCTTCAAACATGGTACCGCTGAAGAGCTTTCAGATGATGAGCAGGTACGCAGACTTTACCTGGGCCGCAATTTTGAACTAAAGCGAAAAGATTACCTGTATGATGAAGTAATGAAGGGCATGGGTGATTTCCCTAAGTTGTAACGGTATTTTCAGTATTTTGCCGGTGCTGTATGAAATTATTCTCGCCAGCCATATCAAGATTGGCCCGGCTAAGGCTCTGGCAAATCGAAGAGTGGGTCAACAATCCGGTTGCCGCCCAGCGCGAAGTGCTGCAGGAATTGGTCACTTCTGCCCAATACACTGTATTTGGCAGGCAGTTCGGTTTTAATAAGCTTTTCAACGTTCGCACCTTCAAACAAACAGTTCCCGTTCACGAATATGATGACCTTAAGCCCTACATTGAAAGAATGATGCAGGGCGAAGACAATGTATTATGGAACACCCCGGTTCGGTGGTTCGCTAAAAGCAGCGGAACCACTAGCGAGCGTAGTAAGTTCATTCCCGTTAGTGAAGAAAGTCTCGAAGAAAACCATTACCAGGGCGCAAAAGATGTGTTAACCCTGTATTACCGGCATAATCCTGATTCGGGACTTCTTACCGGTAAGGGACTGGTCATCGGAGGCAGCCACCAGATCAGTCAGGCTTCTGAAGAAATAAGTTATGGTGACCTCAGCGCCGTATTATTGCAAAACTCTCCTTTCTGGGGCCATTGGATCAGGACACCGGAATTGTCCATTGCCCTGATGGATGAATGGGATAATAAAATTGAACAACTGGCCCTGTCTACCATTCCTGAAAATGTAACGTCCATTTCCGGGGTTCCTACCTGGAACCTGGTATTAATGAAACATATATTAGCCCTCACCGGCAAGTCAACCATCTCAGAAATCTGGCCGGAACTTGAACTCTATATTCATGGCGGTGTTTCATTTGTTCCTTACCGTGAACAATTCCGCAAACTGATCGGTAAGAATATCAATTACCTGGAAATGTATAATGCCAGCGAAGGTTTTTTTGCTGCCCAGGATAGTCCGGATGAAGACGGTATGTTACTATTTACCCGGCACGGCATCTTTTTTGAATTTATGCCGCTGGAAGAATACGGTAAAAAATTCCCCCATACAATTGGTTTAAACAGGGTGGAAATTGGCAAAAATTATGCGCCTGTCATCAGCACGAATGGTGGATTATGGCGTTATATAATTGGGGATACCATACAGTTTACTTCTTTAAAACCTTACCGTATAAAAGTAAGTGGCCGGTTGAAACATTATATTAATGCCTTCGGCGAAGAAGTGATCGTTGATAATTCAGACAAGGCAATTGCAGTTGCCTGTGACAAAACGGGCGCTACCGTAAATGATTATACTGCCGCACCGATATACTTTAGTGATAATGGAAATGGGGCGCATGAATGGCTGATCGAATTCGAAAAGACACCCGACGATATTGCCTTATTTGCATATGAACTTGATTCAGCTCTGAAGAATTTCAATAGCGACTATGAAGCCAAAAGACACAAAGATATTGCACTTCGAATGCCTATTGTGCATGCCGCAAGAAAAGGCCAGTTCAATGAATGGCTGAGCCGCAACGGTAAACTGGGCGGGCAACACAAAGTACCCAGGCTAAGCAATGACCGCAAACTCCTTGAAGAAATCCTTGCCATTTAGACAATAGAACAATATTAGTTCTTGCTGGCGATGCCCATTAACAGGTACGCCTTTTTCATAAAGTAATATGGAATAGTAAAATAATTGGTGGTGGTTATTTTATCCGCGCCAAAATCCAGTTTAAACCTTAGCAGGTTCTCAATAACTTTATCACTATTGATTTCCTGGTAACCACCAAAATCGAAAGAGTCTATACCCTGTTCCTTAAATGCCAGCATTTCCCAATAATACAGGTATTTATTTACCCTGCCGATATGATTGCTATCAAGATGACTATCAAAACGTTTTGATGAAGAGTGCATCAGCCTGACTATCTTTTCTTCTTTATCCATTATAAATGAATGTGCTGCCAGAATTTGTCCATTTAATTCTGCGTAACAAATTTTAAGGGATGGACCATATCCTTCTAATGTGCCATAAGATTCAGGTGGTATTCCTTTAAGTAATGCAAATTCATTGTAGAATGCGAGGAATTTAGAAATATTTCCATCGGTATAACAAACAATATTCTCCTTCTCTGCATTCCTGACCAGCCTTTTAAGTGTCCTTGAAAAACCATCCAGTATTTGTTCCTTTGATTTCCTGAGATCAACTGCCACGGTGTAATTTGGGGCTTTGACCATTAATGGAACTTTTACTTCCGTTCTTATTTGGTTATACGCTCTTATATCAAAAAGGCCCCAAATTTCATCTGGATAGGTAAACCAATATTCTTTTATAGGGAAGAACAGGAATTTCCTGGAAATCTTTATCATTACAACATTGTTATAGTTATAATAACGTCAAACTCGCACAAATTCGTATTTCTCCCTATTTTCACGGTTCAATATTTAATAATGAGCCTATTAGCCAATAAAGTAGCGATTATTACCGGTGCCGCCCGTGGCATTGGCGAGGGTATCGCACTCAAACTTGCCGGGCATGGTGCCCACATCGCATTTACTTATGTAAGTGAAGGCAGCGCCCCAAAAGCCACTGCTCTTGCCGAAAAACTGGCAGCAATGGGTGTGCAGGCGAAAGCATACAGGAGCAACGCAAGCAACTACGAAGAATGCGAAACTTTCGTCAATGATGTAGTGGCCACCTTCGGTAAAGTTGATATATGTGTGAATAACGCCGGCATCTCTAAAGACAA comes from Flavihumibacter fluvii and encodes:
- a CDS encoding outer membrane beta-barrel protein; protein product: MNKTITILMAFAFFTVNALAQDNKIYLKAGLNLANVSTSDDGSYDNANGLASFHAGFMADLPLGKVLSVQPGLLFTGKGSKLETGSSTDAIYYKNSVNPYYIELPVNLIANIPLVDGESKFFIGAGAYAAAGIAGKYKSTFKTPAGTIESDGKIEFTNDDPTTSEEEGAGLGLMKRFDYGINGTAGFAFKNMLVSVNYGHGLAKLNSGTSNTSNDNNKNRVWSISFGVSL
- the metF gene encoding methylenetetrahydrofolate reductase [NAD(P)H], whose product is MKVIDHINEAKDTLISFEILPPLKGKGINAIYNHLDPLMEFKPSFINVTYHRSETMFKKQADGSFAKIEVRKRPGTVGICAAIMQHYKVDPVPHLICGGFTREETENALIDLAFLGIDNVLVLRGDAAKNETFFEPEPGGNRYAIDLLKQVMDLNNGLYLEEEVKNPGNAQFCIGVAGYPEKHFEAPNIATDVAYLKAKVDAGAEYIVTQMFFNNQKYFEFVNICRAAGITVPIIPGLKPITNKKQMSILPRIFHVDLPTELSVEITKCKTDADVELVGTEWLLQQSRELKSAHVPVLHYYTLGKPKVIWNVVKGLV
- the lptB gene encoding LPS export ABC transporter ATP-binding protein, translating into MIQTNELVKSYRNRTVVNHVSVNVQQGEIVGLLGPNGAGKTTTFYMVVGLIKPDEGNVFLNDQDITELPMYKRAQLGIGYLPQEASVFRSLTVEDNIRSVLEMTTLTRQQQKQKLEELLDEFRLHHVRKNNGDSLSGGERRRTEIARALAVDPKFILLDEPFAGVDPIAVEDIQTVVARLKYKNIGILITDHNVNETLSICDRAYLLIEGKIFKHGTAEELSDDEQVRRLYLGRNFELKRKDYLYDEVMKGMGDFPKL
- a CDS encoding GH3 auxin-responsive promoter family protein encodes the protein MKLFSPAISRLARLRLWQIEEWVNNPVAAQREVLQELVTSAQYTVFGRQFGFNKLFNVRTFKQTVPVHEYDDLKPYIERMMQGEDNVLWNTPVRWFAKSSGTTSERSKFIPVSEESLEENHYQGAKDVLTLYYRHNPDSGLLTGKGLVIGGSHQISQASEEISYGDLSAVLLQNSPFWGHWIRTPELSIALMDEWDNKIEQLALSTIPENVTSISGVPTWNLVLMKHILALTGKSTISEIWPELELYIHGGVSFVPYREQFRKLIGKNINYLEMYNASEGFFAAQDSPDEDGMLLFTRHGIFFEFMPLEEYGKKFPHTIGLNRVEIGKNYAPVISTNGGLWRYIIGDTIQFTSLKPYRIKVSGRLKHYINAFGEEVIVDNSDKAIAVACDKTGATVNDYTAAPIYFSDNGNGAHEWLIEFEKTPDDIALFAYELDSALKNFNSDYEAKRHKDIALRMPIVHAARKGQFNEWLSRNGKLGGQHKVPRLSNDRKLLEEILAI